From Marinoscillum sp. 108, a single genomic window includes:
- the fabD gene encoding ACP S-malonyltransferase, whose translation MKSFVFPGQGAQFPGMGKDLYDSSPKAKQLFDQADDVLGFKLSTIMFEGTADELKQTKVTQPAIFLHSVVTALISDAFEPDMVAGHSLGEFSALVANGALSFEDGLTLVSKRAMAMQKACELQESTMAAVLGLADEVVEEICAGIDEVVVAANYNCPGQLVISGSIKGVEIACEQLKAAGAKRALILPVGGAFHSPLMEPAREELAAAIEATTFGAPKCPVYQNVDAKGHIDIMEIKSNLVSQLTAPVRWTQSVNAMIADGATSFVECGPGKVLQGLIRKIDSGVETASI comes from the coding sequence ATGAAGTCATTTGTATTCCCTGGGCAGGGAGCACAGTTTCCTGGTATGGGGAAGGATTTGTACGATAGCAGCCCTAAGGCTAAGCAACTCTTTGATCAGGCTGATGATGTTTTAGGTTTCAAACTTTCAACGATCATGTTTGAGGGTACGGCCGATGAGCTCAAGCAGACCAAAGTGACACAACCGGCCATTTTTTTACACAGTGTGGTTACCGCTTTGATTTCCGATGCCTTCGAGCCAGATATGGTGGCCGGTCATTCCCTCGGGGAGTTTTCAGCACTTGTGGCCAATGGTGCGCTGAGTTTTGAGGACGGACTCACATTGGTGTCTAAGCGAGCAATGGCAATGCAAAAGGCCTGTGAGCTGCAGGAGTCCACGATGGCCGCAGTTTTGGGGTTGGCTGACGAGGTAGTAGAAGAGATTTGTGCAGGCATCGATGAGGTGGTCGTTGCAGCCAATTACAATTGCCCGGGTCAGCTGGTTATCTCAGGCTCCATCAAGGGTGTGGAAATAGCTTGCGAGCAACTGAAAGCCGCTGGCGCAAAAAGAGCGTTGATATTGCCGGTAGGGGGTGCCTTCCATTCGCCTTTGATGGAACCTGCACGTGAAGAACTGGCGGCGGCCATTGAAGCCACGACTTTTGGCGCACCCAAGTGTCCTGTTTATCAAAATGTGGATGCCAAGGGGCATATTGACATTATGGAGATCAAGTCCAATCTGGTTTCTCAGCTTACTGCACCAGTTAGGTGGACACAGAGTGTGAATGCCATGATCGCAGACGGAGCCACGTCATTTGTGGAATGTGGTCCTGGAAAAGTGCTACAAGGATTGATCAGGAAGATAGATTCGGGAGTAGAGACTGCCAGCATCTGA
- a CDS encoding thiol-disulfide oxidoreductase DCC family protein produces the protein MDVERLVANSEVADTPIIFFDGVCNLCNSAVNFVIDRDTDKQFHFASLQSDFAKGKLDQYQVDPSLLQSILLLKKGRLYHKSGAALEIGMLLGGPWRLLLVFKIIPKFIRDFIYDWIAKNRYRWFGKRETCRVPTPDLKERFLDSY, from the coding sequence ATGGACGTTGAACGGTTGGTTGCAAATTCTGAAGTAGCAGATACTCCCATTATCTTTTTTGACGGGGTGTGTAATCTCTGTAATTCCGCAGTGAATTTTGTAATAGACCGGGATACGGACAAACAATTTCATTTTGCTTCGCTTCAGTCTGACTTTGCCAAAGGGAAATTGGACCAATATCAGGTGGATCCATCTTTGCTTCAGAGCATACTTCTACTGAAAAAGGGTCGATTATACCACAAAAGTGGTGCAGCGCTGGAGATAGGGATGCTTTTGGGAGGTCCATGGCGTCTGCTCCTGGTTTTTAAAATCATTCCGAAGTTTATCAGAGATTTCATTTATGACTGGATTGCCAAAAACCGCTACCGGTGGTTTGGAAAGCGGGAAACATGCCGGGTGCCTACGCCCGATTTGAAGGAAAGATTTCTCGATTCTTACTGA